One Branchiostoma floridae strain S238N-H82 chromosome 15, Bfl_VNyyK, whole genome shotgun sequence DNA window includes the following coding sequences:
- the LOC118432326 gene encoding gastrula zinc finger protein XlCGF8.2DB-like, with the protein MEDPSCSSGQHIAKHTGGKTYLFGDCCYRTAQISTLSNSIQMRPHTEENPHECDECDYSAAWKTALDQHQAKHTGEKPYVCETCGYKTAHKYKLSRHLRTHTGEKPYMCGECGYRAALKSTLSRHLRTHTGEKPYKCGECGYKATRQFTISQHMRTHTGEKPYKCELCDYSAVNRSTLDYHLKAKHNGEKPYMCGECGYRTAHRPNLSKHIRTHTGEKPFKCDQCDYSAVSKSNLENHLKTKHTTVKPSICGECGYRTAIKSHLTQHMRTHTGEKPYTCDQCDYSAARKSSLNRHHQAKHSGENLQTQVQESYILP; encoded by the coding sequence ATGGAAGATCCCAGCTGCAGCTCTGGACAACatatagcaaaacacactggtggtAAAACCTACTTGTTTGGGGATTGCTgttacaggacagctcaaataTCAACCTTATCCAATAGCATACAGATGAGACCTCATACAGAAGAAAATCCCCACGAGTGTGAcgagtgtgactattctgcagcatgGAAGACTGCTTTGGACCAACATCAAGCAAAacatactggagagaaaccctatgTGTGTGAGACGTGTGGATACAAGACGGCTCACAAGTATAAATTATCCCGGCActtgagaacccacacaggggaaaaaccctacatgtgtggggagtgtgggtacagggcagctctcAAGTCTACATTATCCCGGCActtgagaacccacacaggggaaaaaccatacaagtgtggggagtgtgggtacaaggcAACTAGACAGTTTACCATATCCCagcacatgaggactcacacaggggaaaaaccctacaagtgtgaactgtgtgactattctgctgtgaATAGATCTACTTTAGATTACCATCTAAAAGCTAAACACaatggagagaaaccctacatgtgtggcgagTGTGGCTACAGGACAGCTCACAGGCCAAACTTATCGAAGCACAtaagaactcatacaggtgaaaaacccttcaaatgtgaccagtgtgactattcggcTGTGAGTAAATCTAACTTAGAGAACcatctaaaaacaaaacacactacAGTAAAACCCTCcatatgtggggagtgtggatacaggacagctataAAGTCTCACCTTACTCagcacatgagaacccacacaggggaaaaaccttacacgtgtgaccagtgtgactattctgcagcaaggaAATCCAGTCTGAACCGTCACCATCAAGCTAAACACAGCGGAGAAAACTTACAAACACAGGTACAAGAAAGCTATATCCTTCCTTAA